Genomic window (Cryptosporangium minutisporangium):
GCGGCACGACCGGTCGACCAGGACGCCGCCCCGCGTGCCGACCGGCAGCCCGGCCTCCCGGGCCAGCTCGTCCCGGGCCCGGATACCGGCGGCGAAGACCACCAGCTTGGCCTCGAGGCGGCTGCCGTCGGTGAGCGTCGCGGCGGTGACCCGCCCGGCGTCGTCCGCCTCCAGGGACGCGGTGCCGACACCGGCGTGCACCTGGACACCGAGCTGCTCGACCAGCCGGCGGAGGGCCTCCCCGCCACCGGCGTCGACCTGCTGCGGCATCAGATGCGGCGCGAACTCCACCACGTGGACCGGGACGCCGAGGTCACGCAGACCACCGGCTGCCTCCAGCCCGAGCAGACCGCCACCGACGACGATCGCGGAGCCACCGGCGGCGCGAACCGCGGCCGCCTCGGCCCGGATCCCGTCCAGGTCGTCGAGCGTGCGGTAGACGTGACACCCGGTCAGGTCGGCTCCGGGTACCGGCGGCACGAACGCGCGCGAGCCGGTGGCGAGCACCAGGGCGTCGTAGGTCAGTTCGCGGCCGGACTCAGTACGTACCGTGCGTGCGTTCCGGTCGATCGTGACCGCCGGGTCGCCGAGGTGACAGGTACGCCGTCCGCCGTCGTACCACCCGTCCGGCACGAGCCCGAGGCCGGCATCCGGGTCGGTGAGGTAGCGGGAGAGCGCGACCCGGTCGTAGGCGTGGTGGGTCTCCTCGCCGAGGACGGTGACGGTCCAGCGGTCGGACTGGTCGCGATCGGCGATCGCCTCCACCATCCGCTGTCCGACCATGCCGTGGCCGACGACGACCAGGTGGCGGCTCATGCCGCCGCTCCGTAGGTCTCGGCCGTGGCCCAGTCGGAGACCAGGGCGTCGGCGTCGTCGGGACGGTCGTCAGCAAAGACTCCGAAGTCAAGCTCGGTGCCCTCGTAATCCGGCTCGTCGAGTTCGATGAACATCCGGTCGAAGCTGGTCATGGCCACGAGAGTCGCCAGAGCCGGTTTCGATGCCGGTTCGCAAATATTTCTGCGGCGAAAACTGGATCTCACACGGAGCGGGCCGGGCGGTGCGCCGCCCGGCCTGTGCCGCGTTGATCAGAACGCTGAGTAACGACGGCGCCGGACGGCCGGCCTGCCGTCGGCGTCCCGCCGGATGTCGTGCGTCGCTCCCGGGGGTAGCGGCTCCTCGTCCGCGGCGTCCCGGGATCGGTCGACCTCGACCGCCTCGCCACGCGCGATCAGATCGGCGATGAATTTCTCCGCGGCCTCGACCTCGGCGGCGGACTGCTCGGCCGTTTCGACGGCTCGTCGTGCAGCGCTCACGCCTGCCTCCCGAATGCTGGCCGACACGCCAGGATCGTCATGGACTTACCCACCACATCGACGGTAACTCGTCCGGAGCCGCTTGGGACCGTGCCAAGAATCCCGAAAACCGGACGCCCCGCCCTCAGTCGAACACTCGCCGCACCAGCACCAGCCCGACGCCGTTGTTCGCGACCTCGTGCGTCCGCAGCGTTCCGTCGAGGCCACCGGACGCCGTGAAGCCGCGCCGGTACTCCGGGGGTACCGCGACCCGGCCCTGCCGGAACAGGTCTTCCACGAACGCCAGCGCGATGTCCTCACCGCCGGTCGGCGCGAGGTCGCCGCGGGACGGCGCCGCCGCCGCGACGGCGAACCGCGGTTCCTCGATTGGAGCGCGCACCGTGAGGTCGTCCGGGAGCCCGTACTGCCGCCCCGGTACCGCCACCGGCGACGTGAACGCGGAGCGGGATCCCGAGACGTCGGGCGCGATGTGGCGCTCCAGCGCCTTCTCGTCGGGCCCGGCCGTGCCGTCGGCGACCGCCTCCGCCGACCCCGGCGACAGGATTCCGTGCCGGATGAACGCCGCCTGTAGGGCGGGCGTGTACTTACCGGCGAACTTCTCCTGATCGACCCGGATGAGGTGAGCGGCGACCTGGGCGTAGTACGCGGGCACCGCGGCCGTGCGGGTCACCGCGGTCACCAGCAGCGTGGCCGCGTCCTCGCCGGCGATCCGCAGCGCCTCGTCGTCCACCGTGCCCTCGCCGGCGAGCGTGTGGACCATGCCGGCGAGCGACCGCAGGAACGCGCCGGTGAACACCCGGGAGAACGAGTGCGGCCCACTGGAGAGCTGGCTGGCCGGCGCGGTCGGCGGGAGCGAGACCGGATTCAGGTAGAACAACTCGTTGGACGCGTTGCGCAGGCAGTCCGGGTCGGCCGAGGACGGCGCGACCTGACGCACCGCCCAGCCGAGCTGCTCGGCCAGCCGGGAGAGCCGCGACGACCGGGACAGCTCCCCGCCGGTCTCCCCCATCACCTGCTCACGGAGCGAGGCGAGCCGTAGCCCCGAGAGGACGGCGCTGATGTCGCCGAACGACTCGTGGAACGCCGCGATCTCCGCGCTCGCCGCGTCCCACATCCAGGCGCAGAGCGCATCGAGGACGGCGTGCCCGGTCTCGTGGCTGACGATGTCCGGGCTCTCGCCGGACCACACCGTCACGCCGGAGACGTGCTGCCGGAAGAACGAGAGGCCCCGCCGGTCGTAGTACGCGTTGAGGTCGACGCCCGCGTCGAGGTTCGCGACCAGGGTGTCGCCGACCGCGGGGTTCCACGTCGCCCCGTCCGGGAACGTCTCCATCGGGAAGAGCGGTGCGTACAGCGTGACCGTCCGCCCCAGCGCTTCGGCCGCCGTCCAGTACCGCACCGCGCCCTCGGCGTCGGACGGCACTGCTCCTTCGACGTCGATCGCCAGCGGACCGGTGCGTAACGCCGGTCGCGCGCGCAAGACCGGCGTCCTGGTCGATGGCGGCGCCCCGGGATCGTCCTCCCAGACGCTCACCTCGTCGGCCTGGTCCCCTGCTTCGTGCACCGTCGCCACGACCGATCCTCTCATCTCCGCTGACGGTCCCCATGATGGCCTGTCGCCGCCACCGGGAAACCCCGAATCGGAGGGGTCCGACACGCTCCGGCAAGGCGCGTCGCGCTCGGTAACCACCAAATGTCCCGGAGGTCACCAATTGATACTCCGGTTTAACCCTGAAACAGACGGTGGATGAGGATCGGTGTTCTTGATCGAAAAACTAGACACTAAGCCTCCTTTTCGTCGGTTTTATATGCTTTCGTGGAGACGTTCGCCCGAGAGGAGGCGACAGCGGCGGCGATCCCGCCCGAGGAAGGGAGCGGCTGGATGACGATGATGGGCACCCAGACCACCGGCACTGTTGGTGCTGTCGGCACCGCGTACTCCGCCCCGGCACAACCGGCGCGCGCCCTGTGGAGTGACCACGACGCGACTCTGAACGACCCTCCGGAGCAAGCGTTCGCCGAAGTGTTCGGCGACGCGGACCGGGTCCGCATCGCGCTCTGGATCGACCGGACCGCTCCGGCCCACGGAGGGCTGTTCGGTGTCGACACCTGCGCGTCCGAGCTCAGCCTGCCCGAGTCGACCGTGCGCAGCGCGCTCGGGCCGCTGCAACACGTCGGGATGGTGAAGTACCGCGGTGGTCTGTACATGCGCTGCGATCACACGCTGTGGTCGGTACTCAAGGTCCTGCGGAACTTCGCCGGCCCGGCGCTCATGCAGGAGGCAGCCGGTCCGCCAGCGGAGCCGACGAACGAGCCTCGCGACGCCCGCGCGGCGACGTTCTACTTCGGCTGAGCACCGCACTCCGACCACGTCACACGGCCCGCCACCCTCGGTGGCGGGCCGCCCTGTCAGAGCAGCCCTGTCAGAGCAGCCCTGCCAGAACAGCCCTGCCAGAACAGCTCGGTCAGAACGGCTCGGTCAGAACAGCTCGGCGGCGCGGTCGATCAGCGCGCTGACCACGGCCGGCCGGTCGCGCAGTTGCCGGAGCCACTCAGGGCCGTCGCCCTCTGCGGCGAGCTTCTCGGCCTCCTCGACCAGGAGCATCCGCAGCTCGCCCGGAGAGGGCCCGGTCGGCTGCGGACGCCGCAGCTCCCCGTCCTCGGCCAACACCCCGCTCCGGGGTTGCGCGGCGGTTTGCGCCAGCTCACGCACTCGGTCGAGGAAGCGGCGGAGTAACGCGCCGGCCGCCGCCACGTGCTCGGTCCCGACCACCCAGCGGCCCCGCTGCTCGATCACCAACTCGGCGACGTCGTCACCGGCCGGCCCTCCGGCCAAGTGCGTGAACTCGACGTCCGACCGCAATCCGGCGACGTCCAGGCTGAGCACCGTGCGGTTGGCCTCGGCCAGCCCGATCAACGCCGCGTACTGCTCCGGCCGCGCATCCCGCCAGGCGACCAGCGCCGCGGCGAGGTGCCCGGTGGAGGCGGCCAGGTCGGGCTCTGCCTTCCCGTCGGTCCCGTCGGGGGCGTCCGGCCAGGCCCGGGTGAGCGCCGACGCGAACGCACCGCGCCGCACCCCGTCCACCAGCGGCGCGACGACCGTCGGACCGAGCCGCACCCGCCCGCCCGCCGTCGGGATGCAGGTGTAGTAGCCGACGCTCACGATCAGCGCGACCAGGAGCACGCGTCCGGTCGGGTCCACGTGCGGCAGGAACGATCGCTGGTCGAGCCAGCGCTCCGGCCGCGCGACCAGGCCGGCCGCCGAAAGCCGGGACCGGACCCGGTCGGCCAGCACGGATTGGGCACAGCTGACGATGCGCGCCTGGGTCCACGCCTCGCGCTCGGGCTGGCGCTGCCAGGCCGCGACGACGCGCTCCTGGGCGTCGAGCGCCAACTCGTCGCAGACCAGGCAGTGTTGCGAGTGCGCGTCCCGCAGCAGCGGGCTCCGGGTCGCCGAACATCGACGGCCCTGGTGCAGCTGCTGACGCTGACGCGTGAGGGCGCTCCAGACCACCCGGGCGACCTCTGCGGTGTCCCGTTCGGGTGTGAGGCGGGCCGGACCCGCCGAGACGACGACCACCTCGACTCCCTTCAGCTGTCCTGGGCGGTGCGGGAATCGGTAACTGACTGTGGTGCGAGCGGCCGCGACACGAGGCCTAAAGTTTTGACGGTGCTGCGGACGGCCCGCGCCCACTGAACGGTGGTCATCGTCAAGCCCTCAACTAGGGATTCGGCGGATAGCCCGCGGCCCGAGCGCCGGCGACGGACGGAGGATGCCGTCCTCCAGCGCACGTTCGCGGAGATCGAGTTTCGTACGCGCGGCACGGCCCGCGTCGTCGTACTTCGCCCGCACCCGGTCGAGGTACCCCTTCGCGGTGGACGGCTTCACCCCGAGCCGGCGCGCCACGTCGGTCATTCGCAAGCCGGACGCGTACAGGCGGAGCGACTCGGTCTCCTGCAGGCTCAACGACGGCCTGGTGGGCCGCTGATCGCTGCGGAGCGCGAACGCGAGCGCCGGCGTCATGTACTTGTGCCCGAGCGACGCCGCGCGCACTGCGGCGCGGATCTCGGTCGGGTCCATGCTCTTGTGCACGTAGGACAGTGCACCCGCCTCGATCGACTCGACGATCAGGTCGGTGACGTCCTGGGTGCTGATCGTCACGACGGCGGGGCCCGCCTCGATCACCGCGCGGACGTTGTCGCCGACCGTGCTGCCGTCACCCAGCCAGACGTCCAGCAGGACGACGTCCGCACTGCGCCCCCGGCCGGCCAAGAACTCCTCCACCGACTGGGCGAGGTCGATCACCCTGAGCCCGGTGTCGGCAGGCGCCAGCCAGGCCGGTAGTCCCTGCAACACCAGAGGATCGTCGTCGACAGCGGCCACCGTGATCATGAGACCCACCTCACCTCCACCCAGAAACTGCTCGAACCCGGTTCTTCGACATCCGTACTGACCGTTCCCGGAATCGCGGCCCGCACCCGGTTCAACAAGCTCCACATCGCTGCTTTGACCGCCGACCGCTCGGACGCGACGGGGAGCAGCACGGTCGCCGACGCGTCCCGATTGCCGCCGCTCAGCGTGACCACCGCCTCGCCCGGGCTGGTCATGCGCAGGATCGCGAGCACCGCCGCGACCAGTTCGGCGCGCACCGGCTCGGGGACCTCACCGAAGTCGGGGGCGATCCGCGCCTCGAGCGTCGCCGAGCGGTCCGCGGCCGCCCCGGAGAGCGACGACACCATGTCGCGTCGCCACACCGAGTGCTCACCGGCCTCGGAGAGCTCGGCGAGCATCGCGCGCAGCCGGCTGGCCTCGATCGCGCACCGAGCGCGTACCTCGGGATCGGCGGGGTCCAGCGTGCCGTGCGCCAGCCCGCGGACCAGCGGACGGAGCGAAGCACCGAGTTCGCGCTGCCACCGCTGCCGATCCTCCGCGACCGCCGCCAGCGATTCCCTGCTGTCTCGGATCCGGGCGGCCTCCTGCACGCCCGCCTCGGCCAGCGCCCCGTTCCGCCGGACCAGGCCGTAGGCCATCACGACGGCCAGCTGCAGGATCAGCGCGCAGAGCAGCGCGGTGACGATCCGGTCGACGGCCTGCGCGTCCGGGCCGACCTCGATGAGTACCGCGCCGACGCACGCGGCGACGACGAGCGCGGACCACCCGAGGTACTCGGCGATCGGACGGTGCAGGGCGATCAGCGCCAGCGGCCAGCCGATCGCACCCGGGATCCAGTTGATCCAGAGCACGACCTGGTCCGAACCGTCGATCGCGGCCAGCCCCGCGACGGCCGACCCCAGCACGAGGAGCTGGGCGCCGAGCATCGCGACGATCGGGAGCGGCTTGGTCGGACCGCGGACCGCCACGCCGACCACGACCGCGAGGATCACGGCCCACGCCGCCACCTCCAACCAAAACGGCTGGTACGCGTCGCGCGACGCGACGATGAGCGAGCCGCAGTACAGGAGCCAGGCCAGCGCGATCACGACCAGCGCCCGGGCCATGCCCGCGCGGTAGCCGGCAGCTACCGCCGCTTCGTCGGGCTGCGGATCGTTGCGCACCGCAGCGACGAGCGGCCCCGGATCGTCGGGTGAGCGCCATGTCAGCGTGACCTCGGTGCCCTGCCCCTCCGCGGAGTCGATCCGGGCCCGGCCACCGACCGCCGCCATCCGCTCGACGATCGACCGGCGAACGCCGGTCTGTTCGGGCGTCGTCGCGGTCGGATCGAACCCCTTGCCGTTGTCCCGGACGACGATCCGCACACCGCCGTCGACGATCGTCGCGGTCAGCTCCGCGCTGCTGGCCCCGGCGTGCCGTTCGACGTTCGAGAGGCTCTCCCGCACCGCACCGGCGAGCGCCTCGACCACGCCCGGGGGTAGGCGGGGCTCGTCGCTGGGCAGCGCCACCCGGACGGGCATCGCCCGGCAGCCGGCCTCCCACCCGATGCTCGCGAACAGCCCGGACGTGTCCGGGACGTCGTCGAGCCGGTCGAGCAGCGCCAGGTCCCGCCCGCAGCGCGCCCGGACGAGGTCGAGCCGGTCGCCCAGCGCGCCGCGGGCCACGACGGTCAGCGTGCTGAGCACGGTGTCGTGCAGGTTGCGCTCGAACTGGCGACGGCTGTGCAGGCGGCTGCGCTCGACGGTCAGCTCGGCGCGGGCCCTGGCGACGTGGTCGAGCGTCGCGTCGGCCCGGCGGGCTCCGCCGCGGATCAGCCGAACCACCACGATCGCGATGAGGCCCTGGATCAGGAAGATCGCGGCTTGGTTGTCGTGGCTGCCGATCAACGGCTTTCCTGCCGCGACGACGCCGACCAGGAAAGCCGCGCTCTCCGCCGCCGCGAGCGTGATCGTCCAGACCGGAGTGACCGACCAGGACGCCACGAAGATCGCGACGCTGGCGCCGCCGACCACCCAGGTCGTCGGGTCGCCGACGTACGCGGCGGGCAGGATCCATGGAGCCAGCGCGAGGTACGCGCAGAACAGCAGGCTGTCGGCGGCCGCGACCCACGGCACTAATCGGCCGTGCCGCAGGAACCACGCGTACGCCGCGCCCCAGACCACGCTGCTCGCGACCGCGGCGTGCTGCCACGGCTCGACGCCGCCCGCGGCGATCGCCTGCGGATAGGCCAGTACCGGCGTGAGCACCGACCACGCCACCCGGAAGATCAGCGCGATGCGTGCGGCGGAGGCGTCCAGGGCGTCTTGCGCGACGGTGCCGGCGGCCGGTGCCGCGACCCGTTCTTCCCGGAGCCTTCCGCCGTTGTCCCTACCGTCCATCCCGTCGCCCGCATCGGACCGGTCCGCGGAGCCCCCGCTCCTGCCCCCAACCGCTACCGTCCGCACGGCGCACCCGCGTCGTCGTCGCGCACCTCCGTCGGTCGACCCGGTGCGGGTCCACCGACAGCCGGGCCGTCGGCGCGGCGCGAACACCCTCGCCGCCATGAAGCGTTGACCCTCCGTCCCCCTGCGGTGCCCCCCAGGTACCGCTCACCGACCGCGGCCGCTGAGCCGCGGCTGCCGAGAGGCCCTCACGCTGCCAGGCCCCGAAGGGACGGCTCCACCGTGCTAGCCCTAAGAAAGAACCCGCCGTCTCCCCCGAGATGGGCGGTTCCGATCGTCCAGCGATGCTGGTCGCCGGAGTCTAGCTGGGGAAACGAACCCTCCGAGAGCGGCGGAATCCACCTTGACCGGCCGTACCGTTCGAACTAGACCGTTGGGCTCGACCAGCACCGACGAACGGCTCACCGGGCGGTGGCCGGAGGAACGACGACGCGTCGGGGGCCTCGAGATGCCGCTAGAAAGGAGTGCCGACCGCGGGGAATCCGGGCACCAGTCCGTCCACGATCAACAGGTCCAACCAGGACGCCAGTACCTCGTCCTCGGCCAGCAGGCGCCGCGCCGCGACGTCCGCCAGGCCGGAGGGTGGCGGCGCGGGCGGCAGCGGGCACACACCGGACGGGTCCATCACTGCTCCCCCTCGGCGTCCACAACCGTGCTAGCCCCCAACCTGGCCAGCCGCGTCCGCTGAATGTTGACGGACACGGCCGGAGAGGCTGGGGGCGTGGATCGACCTACCAGTCGGTGCCGGCCTTCTCGACGGCCGTGACCTCCGGGCCGTGCTCGGTCCAGCGGTAGCGAGTCATGCGGGTCAGCCGCGGTGCGTAGACGTGGATGCTCACCGCCGGCTCGGCGCCGTCGTTGACCACCTCGTGCAGGTGGTGCGGGCCGAAGACCCGCTGCTCGGACGCCCGGAGCGTCCGGCTGCGCAGCTGCGGCGGCGCGCTCGACGGCGTCCGGACGGTGTCTTCACGGAGCTGTCCGCGGACGACGGCGAATGCGCCGGCGGAGCCACCGTGGTCGTGCAGGCCGGTTCGCTGGCCGGGCCACCAGCTCAGCAGCCACGCCTCCACCGCGACGCCGTCCAGGGACGCGTCGACCTCCGCGTCGACGTCGAGGCGGCCGTACCAGCGCCGGTCGACGTCGTACCGGACGCGGGAGGCCCAGTCGACGTCGGCGACCAGTCGTTGCAGCAGGGACCCGAGGCGGAGGCCGGGCAGGGTTGGGGCTGGCAGGGTGTCGTTGATCGTCATCGTGCTCTCCGGGTCGTGGCGATCTCGGGCGGTCGGGGGATCAGGCAACCGACCCGCGACATCGCGGCACCCCGCCGGACGGCAGGCGCCTCGGCAGTCCCGTCGAGCACTTCGTTCCCATGGATCCAGTAAAGCACATAAGCCCTACCAGTTTGATAGGACTACGGCGCTGGCGCTGTCCCGCCCCTGACGGAGCAGGTGTTCGGTGGGCGACGGTTAGTTAGGAGACGTACCGGCCGCGGCGAGCTCGACGGCGTGGTCGAGCGAGTTTGCGGTCGGGAGGACAGTGGAGAGGCCGGAGATCGCGAACACCGCCTCGACGTCCGGGCGCAGGCCACACACGACGAGAGCACCACCGACACCCATGACCCACCGGGCGTGCGTCGCGACCGTTCCGAGGCCGGTCGAGTCACAGAACGTGACGCCGCTCAGGTCGAGGACGAGGTTCTCGCGACCCTCGTTACGCAACGCATCGAGGGATTGGCGCAGGGTGCCGGACGTGGCAATGTCGAGTTCTCCGGAGAGCCGGAGCACCCCGACGTTCCCGGACTCCCCGGCACTGCTCACCACGACGGACAAGTTCATCTCCACCCCTTCAGCACGTGTCAACGGATACCCCTCGAGGAGGGCGAAATGACCGACGCCGAGAGCGCAGCCTCCGCCGGCGCGCCGGCCCGTTCGCAGGTGAACGGCCTGATCCCGCCCAACGAGGCTGAGCGACTGCGGGCGGTCCGCCGGTACGACATCCTCGATACGCCCCCCGACGGGGCGTTCGACCGCATTGCGGCACTCGCCGCACGCATCTTCGAGGTTCCCGTCGCCACGGTGACGATCGTGGACGAAGACCGGATCTGGTTCAAGGCCACCCATGGCGTCGAGGTGACCCAGATAGGCCGTGACCCGGGACTCTGTGCTTCTGCAATTCTCATCGATGCCCCCACCGCGATCGAGGACGCGACCCTCGACCCCGTCGCATTGAACAACCCATTGGTCCGTGGCGAGTTCGGCCTGCGCTACTACGCCGCTGCGCCGATCACGACCAGCGACGGCTACCACCTCGGCACGGTGAACGTCATCGACCGGGTGCCGCGGCAAACCACCGCGGAGGAGTTGACGACGCTCCAGGACCTCGCGTCGATCGTCGTGGACGAGCTGGAGCTCCGGCTGTCCGCGATCCGCGAGGTGCGGCTGGAACGGCGTCGGCGGGAAGAGGTGCAACGCTCCAAGGGTCAGGTCGAGGAGGTCGCCCGCACGCTGCAGCAGACGCTGCTGCCGCCGCGGATGCCGCAAGTGCCCGGGATGGAACTCTCGGCGTTCTACCACGCGGCACCGCTGCAGGAGGTCGGCGGCGACTTCTACGACGTCTTCCCGCTGGGCGGACGGCGGTGGGCGATCTCGATCGGCGACGTCTCCGGCAAGGGCGTGCAGGCCGCGGCGCTCACGTCGCTCGCCCGGTACGCGCTGCGCGGCGCGGCGATCCAGACGTCGGACCCGTCGATGGTGATGGCCGCGCTGAACGAGACGATCGTCGCCGACCAGGCCGGGCAGGAGGTGCCGCGGTACTGCACCGCGGTGTTCTGCGTGATCGAGCAGACCGAGAGCGGTTCAGCGCAGGTGCGGCTCGCGAACGGCGGGCACCCGCCTGCCGTGGTGTGCCGGGCCGACGGCAGCATCGAGCGGCTCACCGAGTCCGGTCCGATGCTCGGCTGGCTGCCGGACAGCCGGTACCCGACGCTGGAGACGCTGCTCGGGCCCGGTGACGGGTTGCTGTTCTACACCGACGGCATCACCGACGCGCGCCGCTACGGACAGCGCTTCGGCGAGGGACGGCTGGCGGCGGCGCTCGCGGATCGTCCGCACAACAACGCGAAGTCGCTGGTGCGGTGGGTGCGGAATCTGATGAACGAGTTCGACCCGCCCGGTTACGACGACGTCGCCGTGATCTCGGTCAGCATCGAGCCCCAGACCATCACCCAACGCCAGCTCACCGCAGTCTGGTCAGCGGGAGACTAGGGCGCCGCGCGGAGCGCCAGTATTGCGAGGTCGTCTCGGAGCGGGCCGTCGCCGAAATCGGTGGCGGCGGTCCGCAGGCGGGCGGCGATGTCGGCGGCGGAGAGGCCGCCGACGCCGGCCAGCACCTCCGCCACACCCTCCTCGCCGAACTGCAGGTCACCACGGCGCCGCTCGGTCACCCCGTCGGTGTAGAACACCAGCGCGTCACCGCGCCCGAGATCGACCGTGACCTCTTCGACTTCGATGTGGTCGGTCAACCCGGCCGCCATCCCACCGATCCCGACCGGCTCGGCGCCACCGCCCGCGCGCACCAGGAACGGCAGCGGATGCCCGGCGAGGCAGAGCCGCAGCCGCAGCCCGCCCTCCCGCCGCTCGGCCAGCGCGGCCGCGACCGTGCAGAACACCGTCTGCCCGGTGGCCGGCCCGCCACCCTCCCGCACCAGATCGGCTTCCTCCACGAGCGCCCGGTTCAGCGCGGCCAGCGCGTACGGCAGGTCGCGCCCCTCCCGCGCCAGCGTGCGCAGTACGTCGCGCACCATGCCGGTCACCGACGCGGCCTGCGGTCCCTTGCCGCAGACGTCGCCGATCGCCAGCAGCCACCGGTCGTCGCCGAGCGGCAGGACGTCGTAGAAGTCGCCACCGACCTCGTTGCTCTCCCCGGTCGGCCGGTACTGCGCCGCGAACTCCAGGCCCTCAGCGACCGGCAGCGAGGCCGGGAGCAGCGCGCTCTGCAGCGCCTCGGCCACCGAGTCACGCTCGGAGTAGAGCCGCGCGTTGTCGACCGACAGCGCCGCCCGCCGAGCCAGGTCGACCGCGATCGCGACCTCCTCGGACGTGTGCCGACGTCCGGGCGGATCACCGATCGACATCGTGCCGACGACCTCGCGCCGTGCGGTGAGCGGAAGCACCAATCCCGACAGCCCACCGGTCAGCGGCGTCGCCGCGTGGGTGACCGTGGCGGCCCGGATCCGCTCCCGGAGTACGGCGCCCTCCGGCGCGAGGAACGCGTCCTCCAGTTCGGGGACGCCGCGCTCGTCGTTGTGGACGGCGACGACCAGCTCCGGATCGCCGGCGTCGTCGAGCGTGTGGATCACGCACCACTCGCCCAGCCGCGGCACGCAGAGCTGCGCGACCAGCGCAAGCGTCAGGTCGACGTCGAGCGAGGAGGCGAGCAGCTCGCTGGCGTCGGCGAGGAACGCCAGGTCGCCGCGGCGGGTCTGCTCGGTGTCGCGGAGCCGGGCGGCGTCCAGGCTCACCGCGAGACGTTCGGCGGCCAGCAGCGCGAAGACCGCGTCGGCCGACCGGAACAGGCTGCCGGCCGGGAGACCCAGTTCGAGCCGGCCGCGGATCGGCGGGCTCGACGGGAGCGCCACCGAGAGCGCGACCCCGGCACCGGCGGTGGCCAGTGCCCCGGTCGGCGGCAGCAGGTCGGCGTTGCGTGGCCGCGGCGGATCGTCCGGCCAGAGCCGCACCGGCGGGTCGATCGGGTCGTCGGTGATCCCGACGGAGGCCAGTGCCCGGACGCCCGAGCCCTCGTCCACCCAGAGGACGCCGAACGCCGCACCGGTGACCTCGCAGACCCGGTAGAGGATCTCCTGGGCCAGCTCGGTGGCTTCGAGCTCGTGCACCACCCGATCGGTGAGGTACGTCAGCCAGCCTGCCGCCTCAGCGGCGGGAACCACCGCCGCGGTGCGACCGGCGACCGGGCGGCGCAGCTGCTTCGGCGCCGGGATCGGGGACGACTCGGCCGCCGCCGGCCCCGTGGGCACCGGCGCGGACGACGGCCGGATCGTGAGCCCACCGGCGGAGACGCCGCCCGCCGGTACCGTCGCGCCCCGGCGTCCGCGGATCTTTCGCCCCAGGCCGACGCCCGGCTCGCGGCGCAGCCCCCAGCGGGGTTCGGCCGACTCGACCGGTTCGACCGGGACGTCCGCCTGCGGGGTCGGGACCGACCCGGCGAGCGTCACCACCGGGTCGTCGACGTCGAGGCGGAACCAGACCGATTTGCCCTGCCGTCCGTACGCGACGCCCCACTCGGACGCCAGCGAGTCGACCAGGTGCAGGCCCCGGCCGCCCTCGGCCAGCATCGGCGGCGGGAGCGAGGGGCCCAGCACGGCACGGCTGCCGTCGGTGACCCGGACCGTGATGCTGGCCGGGTCGCCGACGACCTCGATCTGCATGGCGGTACCGGCGTGGACCACGGCGTTCGTCGAGAGTTCGGTGGTCAGCAACGCGACCTCGTCG
Coding sequences:
- a CDS encoding response regulator transcription factor, with translation MITVAAVDDDPLVLQGLPAWLAPADTGLRVIDLAQSVEEFLAGRGRSADVVLLDVWLGDGSTVGDNVRAVIEAGPAVVTISTQDVTDLIVESIEAGALSYVHKSMDPTEIRAAVRAASLGHKYMTPALAFALRSDQRPTRPSLSLQETESLRLYASGLRMTDVARRLGVKPSTAKGYLDRVRAKYDDAGRAARTKLDLRERALEDGILRPSPALGPRAIRRIPS
- a CDS encoding sensor histidine kinase, which encodes MDGRDNGGRLREERVAAPAAGTVAQDALDASAARIALIFRVAWSVLTPVLAYPQAIAAGGVEPWQHAAVASSVVWGAAYAWFLRHGRLVPWVAAADSLLFCAYLALAPWILPAAYVGDPTTWVVGGASVAIFVASWSVTPVWTITLAAAESAAFLVGVVAAGKPLIGSHDNQAAIFLIQGLIAIVVVRLIRGGARRADATLDHVARARAELTVERSRLHSRRQFERNLHDTVLSTLTVVARGALGDRLDLVRARCGRDLALLDRLDDVPDTSGLFASIGWEAGCRAMPVRVALPSDEPRLPPGVVEALAGAVRESLSNVERHAGASSAELTATIVDGGVRIVVRDNGKGFDPTATTPEQTGVRRSIVERMAAVGGRARIDSAEGQGTEVTLTWRSPDDPGPLVAAVRNDPQPDEAAVAAGYRAGMARALVVIALAWLLYCGSLIVASRDAYQPFWLEVAAWAVILAVVVGVAVRGPTKPLPIVAMLGAQLLVLGSAVAGLAAIDGSDQVVLWINWIPGAIGWPLALIALHRPIAEYLGWSALVVAACVGAVLIEVGPDAQAVDRIVTALLCALILQLAVVMAYGLVRRNGALAEAGVQEAARIRDSRESLAAVAEDRQRWQRELGASLRPLVRGLAHGTLDPADPEVRARCAIEASRLRAMLAELSEAGEHSVWRRDMVSSLSGAAADRSATLEARIAPDFGEVPEPVRAELVAAVLAILRMTSPGEAVVTLSGGNRDASATVLLPVASERSAVKAAMWSLLNRVRAAIPGTVSTDVEEPGSSSFWVEVRWVS
- a CDS encoding cysteine dioxygenase family protein, with product MTINDTLPAPTLPGLRLGSLLQRLVADVDWASRVRYDVDRRWYGRLDVDAEVDASLDGVAVEAWLLSWWPGQRTGLHDHGGSAGAFAVVRGQLREDTVRTPSSAPPQLRSRTLRASEQRVFGPHHLHEVVNDGAEPAVSIHVYAPRLTRMTRYRWTEHGPEVTAVEKAGTDW
- a CDS encoding STAS domain-containing protein yields the protein MNLSVVVSSAGESGNVGVLRLSGELDIATSGTLRQSLDALRNEGRENLVLDLSGVTFCDSTGLGTVATHARWVMGVGGALVVCGLRPDVEAVFAISGLSTVLPTANSLDHAVELAAAGTSPN
- a CDS encoding GAF domain-containing SpoIIE family protein phosphatase, with product MTDAESAASAGAPARSQVNGLIPPNEAERLRAVRRYDILDTPPDGAFDRIAALAARIFEVPVATVTIVDEDRIWFKATHGVEVTQIGRDPGLCASAILIDAPTAIEDATLDPVALNNPLVRGEFGLRYYAAAPITTSDGYHLGTVNVIDRVPRQTTAEELTTLQDLASIVVDELELRLSAIREVRLERRRREEVQRSKGQVEEVARTLQQTLLPPRMPQVPGMELSAFYHAAPLQEVGGDFYDVFPLGGRRWAISIGDVSGKGVQAAALTSLARYALRGAAIQTSDPSMVMAALNETIVADQAGQEVPRYCTAVFCVIEQTESGSAQVRLANGGHPPAVVCRADGSIERLTESGPMLGWLPDSRYPTLETLLGPGDGLLFYTDGITDARRYGQRFGEGRLAAALADRPHNNAKSLVRWVRNLMNEFDPPGYDDVAVISVSIEPQTITQRQLTAVWSAGD